One genomic window of Glycine max cultivar Williams 82 chromosome 16, Glycine_max_v4.0, whole genome shotgun sequence includes the following:
- the LOC100800167 gene encoding LOB domain-containing protein 25 isoform X1 encodes MSYPPINSKRFLVVKIMASSSYSNSPCAACKFLRRKCMPDCIFAPYFPPEEPQKFANVHKIFGASNVSKLLNEVQPHQREDAVNSLAYEAEARIKDPVYGCVGAISVLQRQVIRLQKELDATSADLIRYTCNEMPTTTQDGRRIIGEGGGSSLGQSSGYYYPSPWNNDTLGDGYHRGDNI; translated from the exons ATGTCATATCCACCAATAAACTCAAAAAGATTCCTGGTAG TGAAGATCATGGCCTCATCTAGCTACTCTAACTCTCCCTGTGCTGCCTGCAAGTTCCTGAGAAGGAAATGCATGCCGGATTGCATTTTCGCGCCATATTTCCCACCAGAAGAGCCTCAGAAATTCGCCAATGTGCACAAGATATTCGGTGCAAGCAACGTGAGCAAGCTTCTGAATGAGGTGCAGCCTCATCAGAGAGAGGATGCAGTGAATTCTCTGGCCTATGAAGCCGAGGCAAGGATAAAGGATCCAGTTTATGGGTGTGTTGGGGCAATCTCAGTGCTCCAAAGGCAAGTGATTAGGCTCCAGAAGGAACTTGATGCCACAAGTGCTGATTTGATTCGTTATACTTGCAATGAAATGCCAACTACTACTCAAGATGGTAGAAGGATTATTGGTGAAGGGGGTGGTTCTTCTCTTGGTCAATCTTCTGGTTACTATTACCCTTCTCCTTGGAACAATGATACACTTGGAGATGGTTATCACAGAGGTgacaatatataa
- the LOC100800167 gene encoding LOB domain-containing protein 25 isoform X2, translating into MASSSYSNSPCAACKFLRRKCMPDCIFAPYFPPEEPQKFANVHKIFGASNVSKLLNEVQPHQREDAVNSLAYEAEARIKDPVYGCVGAISVLQRQVIRLQKELDATSADLIRYTCNEMPTTTQDGRRIIGEGGGSSLGQSSGYYYPSPWNNDTLGDGYHRGDNI; encoded by the coding sequence ATGGCCTCATCTAGCTACTCTAACTCTCCCTGTGCTGCCTGCAAGTTCCTGAGAAGGAAATGCATGCCGGATTGCATTTTCGCGCCATATTTCCCACCAGAAGAGCCTCAGAAATTCGCCAATGTGCACAAGATATTCGGTGCAAGCAACGTGAGCAAGCTTCTGAATGAGGTGCAGCCTCATCAGAGAGAGGATGCAGTGAATTCTCTGGCCTATGAAGCCGAGGCAAGGATAAAGGATCCAGTTTATGGGTGTGTTGGGGCAATCTCAGTGCTCCAAAGGCAAGTGATTAGGCTCCAGAAGGAACTTGATGCCACAAGTGCTGATTTGATTCGTTATACTTGCAATGAAATGCCAACTACTACTCAAGATGGTAGAAGGATTATTGGTGAAGGGGGTGGTTCTTCTCTTGGTCAATCTTCTGGTTACTATTACCCTTCTCCTTGGAACAATGATACACTTGGAGATGGTTATCACAGAGGTgacaatatataa
- the P91 gene encoding P24 oleosin isoform B: protein MTTVPPHSVQVHTTTHRYEAGVVPPARFEAPRYEAGIKAPSSIYHSERGPTTSQVLAVVAGLPVGGILLLLAGLTLAGTLTGLVVATPLFIIFSPVLIPATVAIGLAVAGFLTSGVFGLTALSSFSWILNYIRETQPASENLAAAAKHHLAEAAEYVGQKTKEVGQKTKEVGQDIQSKAQDTREAAARDARDAREAAARDARDAKVEARDVKRTTVTATTATA, encoded by the coding sequence ATGACCACAGTGCCACCACACAGTGTCCAAGTGCACACAACAACACACCGCTACGAAGCCGGCGTCGTCCCGCCGGCTCGTTTTGAGGCGCCGCGTTACGAAGCCGGCATCAAGGCGCCCTCTTCCATTTACCATTCCGAGAGAGGTCCGACGACCTCTCAGGTTCTCGCAGTTGTCGCCGGCCTTCCGGTCGGCGGCATCCTCCTGCTCCTGGCAGGACTGACCCTGGCTGGAACTCTCACCGGGCTGGTGGTGGCAACACCGCTCTTCATCATCTTCAGCCCGGTGCTGATTCCGGCCACGGTCGCAATTGGCCTGGCCGTGGCCGGGTTCCTGACGTCGGGAGTCTTTGGGCTCACGGCGCTGTCGTCCTTCTCCTGGATCCTGAACTACATCCGGGAGACCCAGCCGGCGTCGGAGAATCTGGCCGCTGCGGCGAAGCACCATCTGGCGGAGGCGGCGGAGTACGTGGGGCAGAAGACCAAAGAAGTAGGGCAGAAAACCAAGGAAGTTGGGCAGGATATTCAGAGCAAGGCACAAGATACAAGGGAAGCAGCTGCAAGAGATGCAAGAGATGCAAGGGAAGCAGCTGCAAGAGATGCAAGGGATGCAAAGGTGGAGGCGAGAGATGTAAAGAGAACAACAGTGACAGCAACAACCGCAACCGCATGA